One window of the Dendropsophus ebraccatus isolate aDenEbr1 chromosome 12, aDenEbr1.pat, whole genome shotgun sequence genome contains the following:
- the LOC138768659 gene encoding olfactory receptor 5A2-like, whose product MDRRNFTSVSEFLLIGLSDVPELQLLFFIVFLMIYIITLLGNLSIICSYILSTILHTPMYFFLAHFSFLDLCYISVNVPMMLVNFLAERKTVSFYGCVVQVYTFGLCGGTECYVLAAMAYDRYVAICHPLLYNVIMRRTVCIWLIIGSYLIGSTNSLIHTVITFTLPYCGPYMINHIFCDIPPILQLACADTRINQIVILVTSICVVVVSFMLIVISYIYIVAAVISLYSTSGRKKAFSTCTSHFIVVTIFYGSVMFMYLKPESNASNQDRLVAVMYTVIVPLLNPFIYSLRNNDMKRALLKIYNKLALPK is encoded by the coding sequence ATGGATCGAAGAAATTTTACAAGTGTGTCGGAGTTCCTTCTTATTGGCCTTTCGGATGTTCCAGAGTTACAGCTTTTGTTTTTCATAGTATTTTTGATGATTTATATCATTACTCTGCTTGGAAACCTGTCCATCATTTGTTCTTACATTCTTAGTACAATCCTTCATACACCTATGTATTTTTTCCTTGCTCACTTTTCATTTCTTGATTTATGTTACATCTCAGTCAATGTCCCCATGATGTTGGTCAACTTCTTGGCTGAACGTAAAACCGTCTCCTTCTATGGCTGTGTGGTCCAGGTCTATACTTTTGGCCTCTGTGGTGGGACTGAATGCTATGTGTTAGCAGCTATGGCTTACGACCGGTACGTCGCCATATGTCATCCACTTTTGTATAACGTTATTATGAGGAGAACAGTTTGTATTTGGCTTATTATTGGATCGTACCTGATTGGGTCAACAAACTCTCTTATCCACACAGTTATCACGTTCACCTTACCCTACTGTGGACCTTATATGATAAACCATATTTTCTGTGATATTCCGCCTATACTTCAGCTAGCCTGTGCTGACACGAGGATTAATCAGATTGTTATATTAGTAACCAGTATCTGTGTTGTGGTAGTTTCATTCATGTTAATAGTAATATCCTACATCTATATCGTAGCAGCTGTTATAAGTCTTTATTCCACATCTGGTAGAAAGAAAGCTTTTTCTACTTGTACATCACACTTTATAGTAGTAACAATATTTTATGGGTCTGTTATGTTTATGTACTTAAAACCCGAGTCCAATGCATCGAACCAAGACCGACTGGTGGCTGTTATGTACACAGTCATTGTCCCCTTGTTAAATCCTTTCATATATAGTCTACGGAATAATGACATGAAGAGAGCCCTACTTAAAATTTACAATAAGCTAGCGTTACCAAAGTAA